Genomic DNA from Scyliorhinus torazame isolate Kashiwa2021f chromosome 30, sScyTor2.1, whole genome shotgun sequence:
TTACTTACTCTTCATATCGATAGGAGTTACACTGCCGCTCACTGATGTTGAGGTGTGAGTCTCCGGAGATTCTGTATTGTTTGTCACAGTGAGGGAGATGTTTGCTGCAATCTTCCAGACAAGTTTCCCTGAGACCTGAGCGTGTACAACACAGAGATacctcccagtgtccatcaccgtGACCGAGTGAATAGTAAGGTGGTGAGTCTGGTTTGCATTTGTAGGACTGTGTGAGCTTTGGGTAGAGATTCTTTGAGACAACTCTCTATTCACACAGCATCGTGTGTTAGAATGTGCTTTATAATGAGGAGACACTACTACAGATTACAGACAAGGTTACCTGGTCTGAGGAACTAACATTCAAGGTAGAATCTGGAATGATAAATGGCAAAGGATGGAAATTGAGCCAGTTTACAACGGGTACAAACTCCCTCAGCTGGAATTTTTGATATTAAATGATTCACATCATATTGTCCATTGTCTGACTTACCGTCACTATTTGTATGAGTTCCACTGCTGGTCACTGAGGATATTCCAGATGTTGAGGTGTGAGTCTCTGGGGATTCTGTAgtttgtgtcacagtgagggagatGTTTGCTGCAATCTTCCAGACAGGTTTCCCTGAGACCTGAGCGTGTACAACACAGAGATacctcccagtgtccatcaccgtGACCGAGTGAATAGTAAGGTTGTGAGTCTGGTTTGCATTTGTGGGACTGTGTGAGCTTTGGGTAGATATTCTTTGTGACAACTCTCTATTCACACAGCATCGTGTGTTAGAATGTGCTTTATAATCCTCAATATGAACAGAGTGCAGACACTGGTTAATTTTTCCAGATGTGATCCAGAACAGAGTGAAGGGCCAGGATAGTTTATTTTCAAACAGGCAGGGTAAAGTCACATTCACTCCCTCTGACACTGACAGCGACGAGAGGATTTCATCAGTAGAAAATACTTCATCTGAATCGAGAAACAACATTGAGAAaaatattcgttactgattatttagtaaagtgtgagtgtctgtctgttACGAACAGCAATATCAGGAGTGGATAGACTACGGTGAGGGGTCCAATCCTGTTTAACTTTTATCTTTCTCTGATCTGTCCACAGTTTGATGATATATTTCCTACTGCAGACAGCTGGTATGTTAGCAAATACTCAGAGAGACTGAGAGCAAGGAGACAGAAGGCAGGAAAAGCGACAAAAaaccaaacacacaaacacagggcCTGACCCTAAAGGACAGAGACAAGGATGGAAAGATTCCAACCTCTTTTCTCTTTACCCAGCGACATGGGAATTTTATTCTCACTGATGCCTGAATGACAcattcccaatccccatccccaataTTGCCCCAGTTCACATACTGCCACATTCATCACAAACAACaggtcatagggcgggattctcccttctgacggcagagtgttcaTGCCGTCATAAAAACCGGAgaggtttacgacggcgtcaacgaaccgctaagtgtagcgatcctctgccctacagggggccagcacggcactggagcgactctcgcagctccagctgccgatgccggcgccaaatgggcgccgcggggctgcgcatgcgcgctgtggcCGGCTCGATCTCGTGCATGCGcactggcttccttctccgcgccggccccgacgcaacgtggcggagagctaaaggggccggcgcagagtaaaggaggcccccaccaggagaggccggcctgccgatcggtgggccctgatcgcgggccaggctacggtGGAGCCCCTCcccaggccatggtggagcccccccccaccaggatcggatcccccctccccccaaccaggccgcccccccccccgcaggatggacgctgaggccccgccaggtaagaccacatgtgaacgacgccggcgggactcgggctttcttggtggcaactcggcccatccccggcagagaatcgccggggggggggggggggggggcgcatagagcggcccccgaccggcgccatgctGACCGCGCCGGTGGCAATGGCGGCAAttgtccggtcaccggagaattggcggaccggcgaTTGTCCGAACCggcgcgggctgagagaatcccgcccatagttttcaCATTCCTGACCTGGCGTGGCGGGAAGCCCATTGCGCCAATGGGGGGGCGGGGACATGTGTTGGAACGGGAAATCCCGATGGCGTAGAAGCCGTTTGGGGAATCCCGATGGATTGTCCGCTCCCGCCGCCATTCCCGCCTGGCAACAACTGAGGCAGCAAATGCCGGCCACCCTCTGGAATCTGTGTTGGTTGCGCCTCGCGTTCATCTCAGTTTAAATCTCTCCAATGAGCCTGTAATAATTCCCCTGATCTCTCCTGTGCACATACCGCTCAGGGTTATCACAAAGAACAGGTCGTGGTTTTCACATCCCTCCCGTGTCAGGTCGGTCCAGGATGGACATTTTGGTTCTCCTCCTGTGGAATCCGCGCAGGTAAATACCATTGAGCGATCTGGCTTCACAGCGAATGCCTTATCTCTATTTAATTTGCATTTCTGACACAGCCGATTCTGTTTCCAATTCTCGTTCTCAGGACCGATATTGTCACAATGACTTTTACCTTTCGCACATTTTTCCTGAGTTGCTGTTTCAGCACTGAAATCACTCATTGTGCACAAGGTATTTACAGACCCAGCACCGGGGCATTGCAGAATGGTGACATCTCCTGACCCTCGGGAGAAGAGATAGGTGGATCCTGCAGGGAAAAGGACAGAATCGGATGGAAATAAATAACACTCCACACAGAAAGATAATTCAATCTCAAAGCCTCGCACAGTGAATGTAAAATTGTGATTTTTGTTACACCACACAATCAGCTGGTACTGGGTCAGTTTGTTGCTGTTCCATTCATAAATCTTTGCAATCTATCAATATTTGCAAACGCAGAGCAATAAACTGAATGTTTCCTAAAGGTAAATAATAATAGTGCAACTTCGATCATCATcctctctaaatttttatttttattaattgacAGGATGTGACATCACTGGCTtgggcaacatttattgcccatccctaactgcccttgagaagatggtagtggGC
This window encodes:
- the LOC140404450 gene encoding uncharacterized protein; this encodes MALETLFLGLFLLFQHVAGSTYLFSRGSGDVTILQCPGAGSVNTLCTMSDFSAETATQEKCAKGKSHCDNIGPENENWKQNRLCQKCKLNRDKAFAVKPDRSMVFTCADSTGGEPKCPSWTDLTREGCENHDLFFVITLSDEVFSTDEILSSLSVSEGVNVTLPCLFENKLSWPFTLFWITSGKINQCLHSVHIEDYKAHSNTRCCVNRELSQRISTQSSHSPTNANQTHNLTIHSVTVMDTGRYLCVVHAQVSGKPVWKIAANISLTVTQTTESPETHTSTSGISSVTSSGTHTNSDGPDSSCSNLRMCLLVLYAVALICIDGVICIIRRIRQPSRVMEANVKFRK